One genomic window of Polyangium aurulentum includes the following:
- a CDS encoding single-stranded DNA-binding protein: MSDGMNRVVLLGNLGADPELRFAANGTTILSFRMATNESYMDRNRELRERTEWHSVVLFGSRAEGLSRILSKGSCVLVEGTLRTSKYEKDGQTRYRTEVHARELCLTGASMLAGRNAALAAPPRDADDDIPPDALPVPPEDAPPIQERPEERSERRPARRKTGGAPRSSGLADEMPF; this comes from the coding sequence ATGAGCGACGGCATGAACAGGGTGGTGCTCCTGGGCAATCTCGGTGCGGATCCGGAGCTGCGGTTCGCGGCGAACGGGACGACGATCTTGAGCTTCCGCATGGCCACGAACGAGTCGTACATGGACCGCAACCGCGAGCTGCGGGAGCGGACCGAGTGGCACAGCGTGGTGCTGTTCGGATCGCGGGCCGAGGGGCTCTCGCGGATCCTCTCGAAGGGCTCGTGCGTGCTCGTGGAGGGGACGCTCCGGACGTCGAAATACGAAAAGGATGGGCAGACGCGCTACAGGACCGAGGTGCACGCGCGCGAGCTGTGCCTGACGGGCGCCTCGATGCTCGCGGGTCGTAATGCCGCTCTCGCAGCGCCGCCGCGGGACGCGGACGACGATATCCCGCCGGACGCGCTGCCCGTGCCGCCCGAGGATGCGCCGCCGATCCAGGAGCGGCCCGAAGAGCGGTCGGAGCGCAGGCCCGCGCGCAGGAAGACCGGCGGCGCGCCGCGGTCGTCGGGGCTCGCCGACGAGATGCCGTTCTGA
- a CDS encoding maleylpyruvate isomerase N-terminal domain-containing protein produces the protein MSTPIETVPLMREVNAALLHLLESLDADDWKKPTVHPRRDVKDLVAHLLDGSLKRLSIQRDGHFLDAPEIRSFEDTVAFIQRLNTEWMVAAKRFSPRLLIEWLHRTDQEVVELFARIDPHTPAPFGVAWAGEEWSPSWFDIAREYTEKWHHQQQIRDAVGRPGLMERRYLNPVLETFLRGAPHAYRSAAAPDGTCVRITITGEAGGTWFLFRQGESWELRDSAEGRAAAAVTIDADTAWRLWTKGIDRQTARARAVLEGDEGLCAPLFEMVTIMA, from the coding sequence GTGAGCACTCCCATCGAGACGGTCCCTCTGATGCGCGAGGTCAACGCGGCGCTCCTCCACCTGCTCGAATCGCTCGACGCGGACGACTGGAAAAAGCCCACGGTGCACCCGAGGCGCGACGTGAAGGATCTCGTCGCCCACCTGCTCGACGGATCGCTGAAGCGCCTTTCGATCCAGCGGGATGGCCATTTCCTGGACGCGCCCGAGATCCGGTCGTTCGAGGATACCGTTGCGTTCATCCAGAGGCTGAACACCGAGTGGATGGTGGCCGCAAAGAGGTTCTCGCCCCGGCTGCTGATCGAATGGTTGCACCGGACCGACCAGGAGGTGGTCGAGCTGTTTGCGAGGATCGATCCGCACACGCCCGCGCCCTTCGGCGTCGCGTGGGCCGGGGAGGAGTGGTCGCCGAGCTGGTTCGACATCGCGCGCGAGTACACCGAGAAATGGCACCACCAGCAGCAGATCCGCGACGCGGTGGGCAGGCCGGGGCTCATGGAGCGGCGATATCTGAACCCCGTGCTCGAGACGTTTCTGCGCGGCGCGCCCCACGCCTACCGAAGCGCCGCGGCGCCGGACGGGACGTGCGTGCGCATCACCATCACCGGGGAAGCTGGCGGGACGTGGTTTCTCTTTCGCCAAGGCGAGTCCTGGGAGCTACGCGACAGCGCCGAGGGGCGCGCAGCCGCCGCGGTCACGATCGACGCGGATACGGCGTGGCGGCTGTGGACCAAGGGGATCGATCGACAAACGGCCCGCGCGCGCGCCGTGCTCGAAGGCGACGAGGGGCTGTGCGCTCCGCTCTTCGAGATGGTCACCATCATGGCGTAG
- a CDS encoding PAS domain-containing protein produces MNEHEAERDALRAEVERLRSRLVEVEKVAAAAAEQLAEGKRMEVALKAKQAVLQAFLDNTPALMFAKDAEGRYVVANGEYARCVGVPVEEILGKRTSDVSDAETAAAMEEADRRALAEGRLQFVRRMPHVEGPRVYLSVKFAIPGDAGPMGVGTVGIDVTREREAEDARAVLQEKVIAAQEATIRELTTPLLPITDGIVAMPLVGGIDAARAQQIIEALLDGITRYAARAAILDVTGVRVVDTHVAHALVQAAQAASLLGTRVVLTGMSPAIARTLVELGADLQGIATVSTLRAGIDWAVKQR; encoded by the coding sequence ATGAACGAGCACGAGGCCGAGCGCGACGCTCTCCGGGCAGAAGTCGAGCGGCTGCGCAGCCGACTCGTCGAGGTCGAGAAGGTCGCCGCGGCGGCGGCGGAGCAGCTCGCCGAAGGGAAGCGGATGGAGGTCGCGCTGAAGGCGAAGCAGGCCGTGCTCCAGGCGTTTCTCGACAACACGCCCGCCCTCATGTTCGCCAAGGACGCGGAGGGACGGTATGTCGTGGCGAACGGCGAGTATGCGCGGTGCGTCGGCGTCCCCGTGGAGGAGATCCTCGGCAAGAGGACGTCCGATGTGAGCGACGCGGAGACTGCGGCCGCAATGGAGGAGGCGGATCGGAGGGCCCTCGCGGAGGGGCGCCTGCAGTTCGTGCGGAGGATGCCGCACGTCGAGGGGCCGCGGGTCTACCTCTCTGTGAAGTTCGCGATCCCGGGTGATGCGGGGCCGATGGGCGTGGGCACGGTGGGCATCGACGTCACGCGTGAGCGTGAGGCGGAGGATGCGCGCGCCGTCCTGCAGGAGAAGGTGATCGCCGCGCAGGAGGCGACGATCCGCGAGCTCACGACGCCGCTCTTGCCCATCACCGACGGCATCGTGGCCATGCCGCTCGTCGGCGGTATCGATGCAGCTCGGGCGCAGCAGATCATCGAGGCGCTGCTCGACGGCATCACGCGGTACGCGGCGCGAGCGGCCATCCTGGACGTCACGGGCGTGCGCGTCGTCGACACGCACGTCGCGCACGCGCTCGTGCAGGCCGCGCAGGCCGCGAGCCTGCTCGGCACGCGCGTCGTGCTCACGGGCATGAGCCCCGCCATCGCCCGCACGCTCGTCGAGCTAGGCGCCGATCTTCAGGGAATCGCCACCGTGAGCACGCTGCGCGCAGGCATCGACTGGGCGGTCAAGCAGCGATGA
- a CDS encoding DUF4403 family protein — translation MSRTLLTALVALVVSAAGCGSAGPVYPSRPSATPGEPQADPTPSRVVMHATITSKALHRALEESVPRTGEGTFPMLGSERKFTWRRGTMAIRFQQGRIGLDLHVDAVADMPVGSLDIPLDFRILAEPVVSSEYAAKLQSLDVQVTSQDRIIRAADAAADVLPKIKAAVEEKLKDFTYDLYPTVAEAHMRVARPMELPLGDASGCAVLKVVGVEAGPTVLADGIEKDLALIVSPSVTLPCSPPDLGGKLPPLANVASIPSGPFTVTVPVAARYEELTKAMTLAFTDGKLFFSKEYPQLYLEKPEVYAAKDQLVLKLHLAGPVSKYGIDTTLDGDLYLTGHPVVEDNELRIPDLEPTIETKNFFLKLKASMDADNIRDQARAALRLDIGERLKAVKQKLSSDISFGNGQGCLKAEAHKIEVAGVHVHGSYLRVYVNANASASMYMPCP, via the coding sequence ATGTCGAGAACGCTGCTGACCGCGCTCGTCGCCCTCGTCGTCTCCGCCGCTGGATGCGGCAGCGCGGGCCCCGTCTACCCCTCCCGCCCCTCTGCGACACCGGGCGAACCCCAGGCCGATCCGACGCCCTCGCGCGTCGTCATGCACGCGACCATCACCTCGAAGGCCCTGCACCGCGCGCTCGAGGAGAGCGTCCCCAGGACGGGCGAGGGCACCTTCCCGATGCTCGGCAGCGAGCGCAAATTCACCTGGCGCCGCGGCACCATGGCCATCCGCTTCCAGCAGGGCCGCATCGGGCTCGACCTGCACGTCGACGCCGTCGCCGACATGCCCGTCGGCAGCCTCGACATCCCGCTCGACTTCCGCATCCTCGCCGAGCCCGTCGTCTCCTCGGAGTACGCCGCCAAGCTCCAGTCGCTCGACGTGCAGGTCACGAGCCAGGACCGCATCATCCGCGCCGCCGACGCCGCTGCGGACGTGCTGCCGAAGATCAAGGCCGCCGTCGAAGAAAAGCTCAAGGACTTCACCTACGACCTGTACCCGACCGTCGCCGAGGCGCACATGCGCGTGGCGAGGCCGATGGAGCTGCCCCTCGGCGACGCGAGCGGCTGCGCGGTCCTCAAGGTGGTCGGCGTCGAGGCGGGGCCGACCGTGCTGGCCGACGGCATCGAGAAAGACCTCGCGCTCATCGTCTCGCCCTCGGTGACGCTGCCCTGCTCGCCCCCCGATCTGGGCGGCAAGCTGCCCCCGCTCGCCAACGTCGCCTCGATCCCGTCCGGCCCCTTCACCGTCACCGTCCCCGTGGCCGCACGCTACGAGGAGCTCACCAAGGCGATGACGCTCGCCTTCACCGACGGCAAGCTCTTCTTCTCGAAGGAATACCCCCAGCTCTACCTCGAGAAGCCCGAGGTCTACGCGGCCAAGGACCAGCTCGTGCTCAAGCTCCACCTCGCAGGGCCCGTGAGCAAATACGGCATCGACACGACGCTCGACGGCGATCTCTATCTGACAGGCCACCCGGTCGTGGAGGACAACGAGCTGCGAATCCCGGATCTCGAGCCCACGATCGAGACGAAGAATTTCTTCCTCAAGCTCAAGGCCTCGATGGACGCGGACAACATCCGCGACCAGGCCCGCGCGGCGCTGCGCCTCGATATCGGCGAGCGGCTCAAGGCCGTGAAGCAGAAGCTCTCGTCCGACATCTCGTTCGGCAATGGCCAGGGCTGCCTCAAGGCCGAAGCGCACAAGATCGAGGTCGCCGGCGTGCACGTGCACGGCTCCTACCTGCGCGTCTACGTGAACGCCAACGCAAGCGCGTCCATGTACATGCCCTGCCCGTGA
- the purU gene encoding formyltetrahydrofolate deformylase, with translation MSSSVHATFLVAAPDQPGLVARLAGFFYGAGLNIIDASNHTDAHAEGGARFFMRMVVDISGLSAPAAGAALGGSSSRSALERAFGDLATMVSAAWSVRYSDQIQRVAVLVTKDPACLYDLVLRQRAGELACEIPLVISNHPTLEPVAESFRIPFFCLPVTPDKKREQEERVLDLCKKHHIDLVVLARYMQVLTEEFLADAPSVINIHHGFLPAFQGAKPYHQAHARGVKMIGATAHYATRDLDQGPIIEQDVARVTHAMSPEEMARVGRDVERVVLSRAVRAHLERRVIVEGRRTIVL, from the coding sequence ATGAGCTCTTCCGTACACGCTACCTTCCTCGTCGCCGCGCCCGATCAGCCAGGCCTCGTCGCGCGCCTGGCGGGCTTCTTCTATGGCGCAGGTCTGAACATCATCGACGCGTCGAACCACACCGACGCTCACGCCGAGGGCGGCGCGCGCTTCTTCATGCGCATGGTCGTCGACATCTCGGGCCTGTCTGCGCCGGCGGCGGGCGCGGCGCTCGGCGGCTCCTCCTCGCGCAGCGCGCTCGAGCGCGCGTTCGGCGACCTCGCGACGATGGTCTCCGCGGCCTGGTCGGTGCGCTACTCCGACCAGATCCAGCGCGTCGCGGTGCTCGTCACCAAGGACCCCGCTTGCCTGTACGACCTCGTCCTGCGGCAGCGCGCAGGTGAATTGGCCTGCGAGATCCCGCTCGTCATCTCCAATCACCCGACCCTCGAGCCCGTGGCCGAGAGCTTCCGCATCCCGTTCTTCTGCCTGCCCGTCACGCCGGACAAAAAGCGCGAGCAGGAGGAGCGCGTGCTCGATCTGTGCAAAAAGCACCACATCGATCTCGTGGTCCTCGCGCGGTACATGCAGGTGCTCACCGAGGAATTCCTGGCGGATGCGCCGTCCGTCATCAACATCCACCACGGCTTTTTGCCCGCGTTTCAGGGCGCGAAGCCGTACCACCAGGCTCACGCGCGGGGCGTGAAGATGATCGGCGCGACGGCCCATTACGCGACGCGGGATCTCGATCAGGGGCCGATCATCGAGCAGGACGTCGCGCGCGTGACGCACGCGATGTCGCCCGAGGAGATGGCGCGGGTCGGCCGTGACGTCGAGCGCGTCGTGCTCTCTCGCGCGGTGCGCGCGCACCTCGAGCGACGCGTGATCGTCGAGGGCAGGCGGACGATCGTTCTCTGA
- a CDS encoding thioredoxin family protein — MPRNPDRAALGLALLLGAALGSGACKRGADESARPAPSAAATVAHRPPGPWFSGTIEQAFTRARAERRTVFLYWGAAWCPPCNELSSEVFSKPRFAELMAGFVPVYLDGDTEEAQRSGEALGVSAYPTMLVLSPEREELLRVNGSVDLRELEEALGAVVGRGESFAAAVKRLEEGALAAEDCRALALAAWELLPEKEWAMPRVLATLQRATDRCPAEMHRERAILASSLLGLAVTNRSTAGMEGAVGEVAARAPALLDIIFADDEAAWASRAFVNHRAADMAAWLHPGAAGEGYERLKARWLGAASSIRGRAEASVDVRLWTVGPALDFHRHERPEGPVPEALRAEVLAAVRLADERARSAYERHAAISGAAYLLRRVGANDEARRMLIAEAERSDTPFYYHSSLSALEGELGRTEEARAWSEKARKSAAGRATRLQWIANDILLNAKLEGQRGYLLALAGEFYELATSLGDGFSGRNRTRADQVARALGPLRGDPELGRIVARYRQRCERMPEEAKKSCRAYFEDVLSSARPLDVAPRP, encoded by the coding sequence ATGCCGCGCAATCCGGATCGCGCCGCGCTCGGGCTCGCTCTGCTCCTCGGGGCGGCGCTCGGCTCGGGCGCGTGCAAGCGCGGGGCGGACGAATCGGCGCGCCCTGCGCCCTCGGCGGCGGCGACCGTCGCGCACAGGCCGCCTGGTCCCTGGTTTTCTGGGACGATCGAACAAGCGTTCACCCGGGCGCGGGCCGAGCGTCGCACGGTTTTTCTCTACTGGGGTGCCGCCTGGTGCCCGCCGTGCAACGAGCTTTCGTCCGAGGTCTTCTCGAAGCCGCGCTTCGCCGAGCTGATGGCCGGGTTTGTCCCCGTATATCTCGACGGGGACACGGAGGAGGCGCAGCGATCGGGCGAGGCGCTCGGCGTTTCGGCCTATCCCACGATGCTGGTCCTGAGCCCGGAGCGCGAGGAGCTTTTGCGCGTCAATGGCAGCGTGGATCTGCGCGAGCTCGAGGAGGCGCTCGGGGCGGTCGTGGGTCGAGGGGAGAGCTTCGCTGCGGCCGTGAAGCGGCTCGAGGAGGGGGCGCTCGCGGCCGAGGATTGCCGCGCGCTCGCCCTCGCCGCGTGGGAGCTTTTGCCGGAAAAGGAATGGGCCATGCCCCGCGTCCTCGCCACCCTGCAGCGGGCGACGGACAGATGCCCCGCCGAGATGCACCGGGAGCGGGCGATCCTCGCATCCAGCCTGCTCGGTCTCGCGGTGACGAATCGCAGCACGGCGGGGATGGAGGGCGCGGTTGGCGAGGTCGCGGCCAGGGCGCCGGCGCTGCTCGACATCATTTTCGCGGACGACGAGGCGGCATGGGCGTCGCGAGCATTCGTGAATCACCGGGCGGCGGACATGGCGGCCTGGCTGCATCCGGGCGCTGCGGGCGAGGGGTACGAGCGGCTGAAGGCGCGGTGGCTCGGGGCGGCGTCCTCGATTCGCGGGCGGGCGGAGGCGTCGGTGGACGTGCGCTTGTGGACCGTGGGGCCCGCGCTCGATTTTCATCGGCACGAGCGTCCCGAGGGGCCCGTGCCGGAGGCGCTGCGCGCGGAGGTGCTCGCGGCGGTGCGGCTCGCGGACGAGCGTGCGCGGAGCGCGTACGAGCGGCACGCGGCGATCTCGGGGGCGGCCTATCTATTGCGGCGGGTCGGGGCGAACGACGAGGCGCGCCGCATGCTGATTGCGGAGGCCGAGCGCTCGGATACGCCCTTTTATTACCACTCGAGCCTGTCGGCGCTCGAGGGGGAGCTGGGGCGTACCGAGGAGGCGCGCGCGTGGTCCGAAAAGGCGCGCAAGAGCGCGGCGGGGCGCGCGACGCGGCTGCAGTGGATCGCCAACGACATCCTGCTCAACGCGAAGCTCGAGGGGCAGCGGGGCTACCTGCTCGCGCTCGCTGGCGAGTTTTACGAGCTCGCCACCTCGCTGGGCGATGGTTTTTCCGGGCGTAACCGCACGCGGGCGGATCAGGTGGCGCGGGCGCTCGGGCCGCTGCGGGGAGATCCCGAGCTCGGGCGGATCGTCGCGCGATATCGGCAGCGGTGCGAGCGTATGCCCGAGGAGGCGAAGAAGAGCTGCCGGGCGTATTTCGAGGACGTGCTCTCTTCCGCGCGACCGCTTGACGTAGCCCCGAGACCGTGA
- a CDS encoding TolB family protein has translation MAGTTRRGLVTQGGLTALGAALIATAALQACGDDGQTTSTQSTSTQGAGGQGAGGGGMGGDLFPAGSGGGTPQGPFADFPAEPVLDTPEGGEPPPANTPDLFGPAGSGNAAGPCLIEPVIGTLYPNNWLRPRFRFTPDPGQNLFEIRITAPNQTNPLVVYTTSPTWTMPKAMWDGLVAHSQDVPLTVTVRGATLSGGMLSAGPTVGSTGDVRIAPVAAPGTIVYWRTNQQNNSGELKGFKPGDENVGDVLKAEQVAYTAPNGAKTTCIGCHTSTPDGKYAGVRTLNGYSGNVLASIEAGSTGQRPGYWTDAAAQSSISGGIGIPAFSKGHWKDGDRVMISTLGNSTEAKLVWFDLEATASGEGMSFGYIARDGDMRGAIMPSFSKKGDLIVYTSTSVSVDGRPANGETDVFSVPYADRKGGPATGIPGASDPAFSEYYASLSPNDALVAFDRIPAGANTYDQAAAEVFVVPTGGGEPVRLAANDPPACSGEKSPGVTNSWPKWAPEVSVVGDRTFYWLAFSSKRAGGIPQLYVTPVVVQNGQTQTFPALYLWNQPANEANHTPAWDVFDIPPVPPK, from the coding sequence ATGGCAGGCACGACGCGAAGGGGATTGGTCACGCAAGGCGGGCTCACGGCGCTGGGCGCGGCGCTCATCGCGACCGCAGCCCTCCAGGCGTGCGGCGACGACGGCCAGACCACGAGCACGCAGAGCACGAGCACGCAGGGGGCCGGAGGGCAGGGGGCTGGCGGCGGGGGCATGGGCGGAGATCTGTTCCCCGCGGGGTCCGGCGGGGGCACGCCGCAAGGGCCGTTCGCCGATTTCCCCGCCGAGCCCGTGCTCGATACGCCCGAGGGCGGAGAGCCGCCTCCGGCGAATACCCCGGATCTCTTCGGTCCGGCCGGCTCGGGCAATGCGGCGGGGCCCTGCCTCATCGAGCCGGTGATCGGCACCCTCTACCCGAACAACTGGTTGCGCCCGCGTTTTCGCTTCACGCCCGATCCGGGGCAGAACCTCTTCGAGATCCGGATCACGGCGCCCAATCAGACGAACCCGCTCGTCGTTTATACGACGTCTCCCACCTGGACCATGCCGAAGGCGATGTGGGACGGGCTCGTCGCGCATAGCCAGGACGTGCCCCTCACGGTGACGGTCCGGGGCGCCACGCTATCGGGCGGAATGCTCTCGGCGGGCCCCACGGTGGGCTCGACGGGGGACGTCCGGATTGCGCCGGTCGCGGCGCCAGGGACGATCGTTTATTGGCGGACGAATCAACAGAACAATAGCGGCGAGCTCAAGGGGTTCAAGCCGGGCGACGAGAACGTGGGCGACGTGCTCAAGGCGGAGCAGGTCGCGTACACGGCCCCCAATGGTGCGAAGACCACGTGCATCGGGTGCCATACCTCGACGCCGGACGGCAAGTATGCCGGGGTCCGCACGCTGAACGGGTATTCGGGAAACGTGCTCGCGAGCATCGAGGCGGGATCGACCGGGCAGCGGCCCGGGTACTGGACGGACGCGGCGGCGCAATCGTCGATCAGCGGCGGCATCGGCATTCCGGCCTTCTCGAAGGGGCACTGGAAGGACGGCGATCGGGTGATGATCTCGACGCTCGGCAACAGCACGGAGGCCAAGCTCGTCTGGTTCGATCTCGAGGCCACGGCGAGCGGTGAGGGCATGTCGTTCGGCTACATCGCGCGCGACGGCGACATGCGGGGGGCGATCATGCCGAGCTTCTCGAAAAAGGGCGATCTCATCGTTTATACCTCGACGAGCGTATCGGTCGACGGGCGCCCGGCGAACGGCGAGACCGACGTGTTCAGCGTGCCCTACGCGGATCGCAAGGGTGGGCCGGCCACGGGCATCCCGGGGGCTTCGGATCCGGCGTTCTCCGAGTATTACGCGTCGCTCTCGCCGAACGACGCGCTCGTGGCGTTCGACCGCATCCCTGCGGGGGCGAACACCTATGATCAGGCTGCGGCCGAGGTGTTCGTCGTGCCGACGGGGGGCGGCGAGCCGGTGCGGCTCGCGGCGAACGATCCGCCGGCTTGCAGCGGGGAGAAGAGCCCGGGGGTCACGAATAGCTGGCCCAAGTGGGCGCCCGAGGTGAGCGTCGTCGGGGATCGGACGTTCTACTGGCTCGCGTTCTCGTCGAAGCGTGCGGGTGGCATTCCGCAGCTCTACGTGACGCCGGTGGTCGTGCAGAACGGGCAAACGCAGACGTTCCCGGCGCTCTACCTGTGGAATCAGCCGGCGAACGAGGCGAATCACACGCCTGCGTGGGACGTCTTCGACATCCCGCCGGTCCCGCCGAAATGA
- a CDS encoding NAD-dependent protein deacetylase: MEPSLLVPPAISNDSDLRALADLLRGRRAVALAGAGMSTESGIPDYRGPETARRARNPMQARQFLAEPTARARYWARSMLGWPRIDAARPNDAHRALAALERSSALTGVITQNVDGLHQAAGSLRVVELHGALARVRCLDCGAHEPRKALQERLLAENPGWDAQAAPLAPDGDADLEAALCTFRVPPCLACGGVLKPDVVFFGENVPRHVVDAAWSLFDEADALLVVGSSLTVYSGFRFVRRAAERGIPVAIVNIGPTRGDEHAAVRVDARLGDLLPRLATALGLP, translated from the coding sequence GTGGAGCCCTCCCTTCTCGTTCCGCCCGCCATCTCGAACGATTCCGATCTGCGCGCCCTCGCCGACCTGCTCCGCGGCCGCCGCGCCGTCGCCCTCGCGGGCGCAGGCATGAGCACCGAAAGCGGAATCCCCGACTACCGCGGCCCCGAGACCGCGCGCCGCGCCAGAAACCCGATGCAAGCGCGCCAGTTCCTCGCCGAGCCCACGGCCCGCGCCCGCTACTGGGCCCGCAGCATGCTCGGCTGGCCCCGCATCGACGCCGCCCGCCCCAACGACGCCCACCGCGCCCTCGCCGCCCTCGAACGCTCGAGCGCCCTCACCGGCGTCATCACCCAGAACGTCGACGGCCTCCATCAAGCTGCCGGCAGCCTGCGCGTGGTCGAGCTGCACGGCGCCCTCGCCCGCGTCCGCTGCCTCGACTGCGGCGCCCACGAGCCCCGCAAAGCCCTGCAAGAGCGCCTCCTCGCAGAAAACCCCGGCTGGGACGCCCAGGCAGCCCCCCTCGCCCCCGACGGCGACGCCGACCTCGAAGCCGCCCTGTGCACCTTCCGCGTCCCCCCCTGCCTCGCCTGCGGCGGCGTGCTCAAACCCGACGTCGTCTTCTTTGGCGAAAACGTCCCCCGCCACGTCGTCGACGCCGCATGGTCGCTCTTCGACGAGGCCGACGCCTTGCTCGTGGTCGGCTCCTCGCTCACCGTCTATTCGGGTTTCCGCTTCGTCCGCCGCGCCGCCGAGCGCGGCATTCCCGTCGCGATCGTCAACATCGGCCCGACCCGCGGTGACGAGCACGCGGCCGTCCGGGTCGACGCCCGCCTCGGCGACCTGTTGCCGCGCCTCGCCACCGCCCTGGGTTTGCCCTAG